In the genome of Populus alba chromosome 11, ASM523922v2, whole genome shotgun sequence, one region contains:
- the LOC118035385 gene encoding DNA damage-binding protein 1-like yields the protein MGDVSDQIAHPTKNGQHEEGVVEERARDYNANWMSSVEILDDDIYLGAENNFNLFIIWKNSEGATKEERCRLEVLGEDHLGEFVNRFRHGSLVMHLPDSDGGQIPTAIFGTVNGVIEAIASLSCEQYLFLEKLQSNLRKVIKGVGGLSHEQWRSFNNEKKTIDAKNFLDGDLIETFLDLNQSWMEEIGKTMNTTVEELYERVEELARLR from the exons ATGGGGGATGTATCAGACCAGATAGCTCACCCAACAAAAAATGGTCAG CATGAAGAAGGTGTTGTCGAAGAGAGAGCTCGTGATTATAATGCAAATTGGATGTCATCAGTTGAGATTCTTGATGATGACATTTACCTTGGTGCAGAAAATAACTTCAACCTATTTATAATTTGGAAAAATAGTGAAGGTGCTACAAAGGAGGAACGATGCCGTCTTGAGGTGTTGGGTGAGGATCACCTTGGAGAATTTGTCAATCGATTCCGACATGGTTCTCTTGTCATGCACTTACCTGATTCCGATGGTGGCCAGATCCCGACTGCTATATTTGGGACTGTTAATGGTGTAATTGAGGCCATTGCTTCACTTTCTTGTGAGCAATACCTTTTTTTGGAGAAGCTTCAGTCAAACTTAAGAAAGGTGATAAAGGGAGTTGGAGGATTGAGCCATGAGCAATGGCGATCATTCAACAATGAGAAGAAAACTATAGATGCCAAAAATTTCTTGGATGGTGATCTAATCGAGACATTCCTTGATCTTAACCAAAGTTGGATGGAAGAGATTGGTAAGACAATGAATACTACTGTGGAGGAGCTTTACGAGAGAGTGGAAGAGCTGGCAAGGCTACGTTGA